A genomic segment from Pseudomonas sessilinigenes encodes:
- the gcvT gene encoding glycine cleavage system aminomethyltransferase GcvT: MGQRTPLYDLHLALGAKMVDFGGWDMPLHYGSQVEEHHQVRRDCGVFDVSHMTVIDVDGPQAKAWLQHLLANDVERLHSPGQALYSAMLNERGGIVDDMIVYRLEDTYRLVVNAATREQDLAWMQAQLGSFQVQLRECPELAMLAIQGPQARQRIAELVSQSRATLIQQLKPFQGRTDGDWFIARTGYTGEDGLEIVLPAEQAPAFFNDLVGAGISPIGLGARDTLRLEAGMNLYGQDIHQEVSPLAANMAWSIAWEPASRQFIGRAALEAERAAGVKQKLVGLVLEERGVLRAHQVVRIADVGEGEITSGSFSPTLSKSIALARLPMATGDRAEVEIRGKWYPVRVVKPTFVRHGKTLI; the protein is encoded by the coding sequence ATGGGACAGCGTACGCCTCTGTATGACCTGCATCTCGCCCTTGGCGCGAAAATGGTCGATTTTGGCGGTTGGGATATGCCCTTGCACTACGGCTCGCAAGTCGAGGAGCACCATCAGGTGCGACGTGACTGCGGGGTGTTCGATGTATCCCACATGACCGTGATCGATGTCGACGGCCCCCAGGCCAAGGCCTGGCTCCAGCATCTATTGGCCAATGACGTCGAACGCCTGCACAGCCCCGGCCAGGCGTTGTACAGCGCCATGCTCAATGAGCGGGGCGGCATCGTCGACGACATGATCGTCTACCGTCTCGAAGACACCTATCGCCTGGTGGTCAATGCGGCCACCCGCGAGCAGGACCTGGCCTGGATGCAAGCGCAATTGGGGAGCTTCCAGGTACAGCTGCGCGAGTGCCCGGAACTGGCCATGCTGGCGATCCAGGGGCCTCAGGCCCGGCAGCGCATCGCCGAGCTGGTGAGCCAGTCGCGGGCCACCCTGATCCAGCAACTCAAGCCCTTCCAGGGGCGCACCGACGGTGACTGGTTCATCGCCCGTACTGGCTATACCGGTGAGGATGGGCTGGAAATCGTCCTGCCTGCCGAACAGGCCCCGGCATTTTTCAACGACCTGGTAGGCGCGGGCATCTCGCCCATTGGCCTGGGTGCCCGGGACACCTTGCGCCTGGAGGCCGGCATGAACCTCTATGGCCAGGATATCCACCAGGAGGTTTCGCCCCTGGCGGCGAACATGGCCTGGAGCATCGCCTGGGAACCGGCCTCGCGCCAATTCATCGGGCGTGCTGCCCTGGAGGCCGAACGAGCGGCCGGCGTGAAGCAGAAACTGGTGGGTCTGGTCCTGGAAGAACGTGGGGTTCTACGGGCGCACCAGGTGGTTCGTATCGCTGATGTTGGCGAAGGAGAGATCACCAGTGGTAGTTTCTCCCCTACGCTGAGTAAGTCGATTGCCCTGGCGCGGCTGCCGATGGCCACCGGTGATCGAGCCGAAGTGGAAATCCGTGGCAAGTGGTACCCGGTGCGAGTAGTCAAGCCGACCTTCGTGCGCCATGGCAAAACCTTGATCTAA
- a CDS encoding extracellular solute-binding protein, which translates to MLAPKRLLTALALTLIAGTAQAADEVVVYSSRIDELIKPVFDAYTQKTGVKIKFITDKEAPLMQRIKAEGENATADLLLTVDAGNLWQAEQMGILQPFTSKVIDSNIPLQYRSSNHAWTGLSLRARTLAYSTERVKPGELTTYEALADKQWEGRLCLRTAKKVYNQSLTATLIETHGADKTEEILKGWVNNLSTDVFSDDIAVLEAINAGQCDVGIVNTYYYGRLHKQKPNLAVKLFWPNQGDRGVHVNLSGIGLTKHAPHPEAAKALVEWMTTPEAQKIFADVNQEFPANPAVAPSAEVASWGKFVADTLPVEIAGKRQAEAIRLMDRAGWN; encoded by the coding sequence ATGTTGGCACCGAAGCGTCTACTGACCGCCCTGGCACTCACCCTCATCGCCGGCACTGCCCAGGCCGCCGACGAAGTGGTGGTCTACTCCTCCCGTATCGACGAGCTGATCAAGCCGGTGTTCGATGCCTACACCCAGAAGACCGGGGTGAAGATCAAGTTCATCACCGACAAGGAAGCGCCGCTGATGCAGCGCATCAAGGCCGAGGGCGAGAACGCCACCGCCGACCTGCTGCTGACCGTGGACGCCGGCAACCTCTGGCAGGCCGAACAGATGGGCATCCTGCAGCCCTTCACCTCCAAGGTCATCGACAGCAACATTCCCCTGCAATACCGCTCCTCCAACCACGCCTGGACCGGCCTGAGCCTGCGGGCGCGGACCCTGGCCTACTCCACCGAACGGGTCAAGCCGGGCGAGCTGACCACCTATGAAGCCCTGGCCGACAAGCAGTGGGAAGGCCGCCTGTGCCTGCGCACGGCGAAGAAGGTCTACAACCAGTCGCTGACCGCCACGCTGATCGAGACCCATGGCGCGGACAAGACCGAGGAGATCCTCAAGGGCTGGGTCAACAACCTGTCCACCGACGTGTTCTCCGACGACATCGCCGTGCTGGAAGCCATCAACGCTGGCCAGTGCGACGTGGGGATCGTCAACACCTACTACTACGGCCGCCTGCACAAGCAGAAGCCGAACCTGGCGGTAAAACTGTTCTGGCCGAACCAGGGCGATCGTGGGGTACACGTGAACCTGTCGGGGATCGGCCTGACCAAGCATGCACCGCATCCGGAGGCCGCCAAGGCGCTGGTGGAGTGGATGACCACCCCTGAAGCGCAGAAGATCTTCGCCGACGTCAACCAGGAGTTCCCGGCCAACCCAGCGGTGGCACCGTCTGCGGAAGTGGCCAGCTGGGGCAAGTTCGTCGCCGATACCCTGCCGGTGGAGATTGCCGGCAAGCGTCAGGCCGAGGCCATTCGCCTGATGGACCGCGCGGGCTGGAACTGA
- a CDS encoding ABC transporter permease: MAHPAQRRWYPLVFAVAALVLLPLSVLLFSWQAVDQQIWSHLWETQMPRLLGNTLTLVLGVGVGVTLLGVSLAWLTSLCEFPGRRWLDWALMLPFAIPAYVLAFVFVGLLDFSGPVQTLLREWFGSGLRLPRVRSTGGVILVLVLVFYPYVYLLARNAFLAQGKGLMEAARVLGQSPWQAFWRVALPMARPAIGAGVALALMETLADFGAVAVFNFDTFTTAIYKTWYGFFSLSSAAQLASLLLLAVMLVLYGERRARGASRTGNERPRGKALYPLRGIKALAATGWCLLVFACAFVIPLLQLLAWFWQRGRFDLDERYAGLIVHTLYLGGMAALITVSVALMLAFARRLAPTRGIRSGVSLANLGYALPGSVLAVSIMLAFSYLDRELVIPLSSWLGGAGKPLLLGSLCALLLAYLVRFIAVAYGPLETSLERIRPSLPEAARSLGVGGPRLFFKVYLPLLLPGTLSAALLVFVDVLKEMPATLLMRPFGWDTLAVRIFEMTSEGEWARASLPALTLVLVGLLPVIGLIRRSAHRIG; this comes from the coding sequence GTGGCCCACCCTGCCCAACGTCGCTGGTATCCCCTGGTTTTTGCCGTCGCGGCCCTGGTGCTGTTGCCTCTGAGTGTGCTGCTGTTTTCCTGGCAGGCCGTCGACCAGCAGATCTGGTCCCACCTGTGGGAAACCCAGATGCCGCGTCTGCTCGGCAATACCCTGACCCTGGTGCTCGGGGTCGGCGTCGGGGTCACGTTGCTGGGAGTGAGCCTGGCCTGGCTCACCAGCCTCTGCGAGTTCCCGGGGCGACGCTGGCTGGACTGGGCGCTGATGCTGCCGTTTGCGATCCCGGCCTATGTGCTGGCCTTTGTCTTCGTTGGCCTGCTGGATTTTTCCGGGCCGGTGCAGACCCTGCTGCGGGAGTGGTTCGGTAGTGGCCTTAGGTTGCCGAGGGTGCGCTCCACCGGTGGGGTGATCCTGGTCCTGGTCCTGGTGTTCTATCCCTATGTCTACCTGCTGGCGCGCAACGCCTTCCTGGCCCAGGGCAAGGGCTTGATGGAGGCTGCGAGGGTGCTCGGGCAATCGCCCTGGCAAGCGTTCTGGCGCGTGGCGCTGCCCATGGCCCGACCGGCCATCGGCGCCGGGGTAGCTCTGGCCCTGATGGAGACCCTGGCGGATTTCGGCGCGGTGGCGGTCTTTAACTTCGACACCTTCACAACGGCGATCTACAAGACCTGGTATGGCTTCTTCAGCCTCTCCAGTGCCGCCCAACTGGCCAGCCTGTTGCTGCTGGCCGTTATGCTGGTGCTGTATGGCGAACGGCGCGCCCGGGGCGCCAGCCGCACGGGTAACGAACGGCCCCGGGGCAAGGCCTTGTATCCGCTGCGTGGCATCAAGGCCCTGGCGGCCACGGGTTGGTGCCTGCTGGTATTCGCCTGTGCCTTCGTGATCCCGCTGCTGCAATTGCTGGCCTGGTTCTGGCAGCGCGGTCGCTTCGACCTGGATGAGCGTTATGCCGGGCTGATCGTCCATACCCTGTACCTGGGAGGCATGGCCGCGCTGATTACCGTCAGCGTCGCGCTGATGCTGGCCTTTGCCCGACGCCTGGCGCCAACCCGTGGCATCCGCAGTGGCGTGAGCCTGGCCAACCTCGGTTATGCGTTGCCGGGCTCGGTGCTGGCGGTATCGATCATGCTGGCTTTCAGTTACCTGGACCGTGAACTGGTGATCCCGCTTTCCAGTTGGCTGGGGGGCGCTGGCAAGCCTTTGCTGCTGGGCAGCCTTTGTGCATTGCTGCTGGCTTATCTGGTGCGCTTCATTGCCGTGGCCTATGGCCCGTTGGAAACCAGCCTGGAACGGATTCGCCCGTCGCTGCCTGAGGCCGCTCGCAGCTTGGGGGTCGGTGGTCCGCGACTGTTTTTCAAAGTGTATCTGCCGCTGCTGTTGCCCGGGACCTTGAGCGCCGCCCTGCTGGTGTTCGTCGACGTGCTCAAGGAAATGCCCGCTACGTTGCTCATGCGCCCGTTCGGCTGGGACACCCTGGCGGTACGGATCTTTGAAATGACCAGTGAAGGGGAATGGGCACGGGCTTCGCTGCCGGCCCTGACCCTGGTGCTGGTGGGGCTGTTGCCGGTGATCGGCCTGATCCGCCGCTCGGCCCATCGAATCGGTTAG
- a CDS encoding DegT/DnrJ/EryC1/StrS family aminotransferase codes for MSQLPFLPFSKPTIDESTIAAVGDVLRSGWITSGPKVQAFEAQLSEFFGGRTVRTFNSGTCTMEIALRIAGIGPGDEVITTPISWVATANVILEVGATAVFADIDPVTRNIDLAQVEAAITPRTKAIIPVYLAGLPVDMDRLYALASKHGLRVVEDAAQALGSSWNGQRIGAGGDFVSFSFQANKNVTSSEGGCLVLNTPEEVRLAEKYRLQGVTRSGQDGLDVDVLGGKFNMTDVAAAIGLGQFAHIEAITAHRRELARHYFECFGSDFQERYGAQLPPADFNNSNWHLFQLVLPERKDGKPARATFMEQMQERGIGIGYHYPPIHLLSLYRERGFKEGMFPVAERVGRLIVSLPMFTAMNKSDVERAVAAVKEVLQG; via the coding sequence ATGAGCCAACTACCTTTCCTGCCGTTCTCCAAACCCACCATCGATGAGTCCACCATCGCCGCCGTCGGCGATGTGTTGCGCTCGGGGTGGATCACCAGCGGGCCCAAGGTCCAGGCCTTCGAAGCCCAGCTCTCGGAATTCTTCGGCGGGCGTACGGTGCGTACCTTCAACTCCGGCACCTGCACCATGGAGATCGCCTTGCGCATCGCCGGCATCGGCCCTGGCGATGAAGTCATCACCACGCCCATCTCCTGGGTGGCCACCGCCAACGTGATCCTCGAAGTGGGCGCCACTGCGGTGTTCGCCGATATCGATCCGGTGACCCGCAACATCGATCTGGCCCAGGTCGAAGCTGCCATCACCCCACGCACCAAGGCCATCATCCCGGTCTACCTGGCCGGCCTGCCGGTAGACATGGACCGCCTGTATGCCCTGGCCAGCAAGCATGGCCTGCGAGTGGTGGAGGATGCCGCCCAGGCCCTGGGCTCGAGCTGGAACGGCCAGCGCATCGGCGCCGGTGGCGACTTCGTGTCCTTCAGCTTCCAGGCCAACAAGAACGTCACCTCCTCCGAAGGCGGCTGCCTGGTGCTCAATACACCGGAAGAAGTGCGCCTGGCCGAGAAGTACCGCCTGCAAGGGGTAACCCGCAGTGGCCAGGACGGCCTGGACGTGGATGTACTGGGTGGCAAATTCAACATGACCGACGTTGCCGCCGCCATCGGCCTCGGACAGTTCGCCCATATCGAGGCGATCACTGCCCATCGTCGCGAACTGGCCCGGCACTACTTCGAATGCTTCGGCAGCGACTTCCAGGAGCGCTACGGCGCCCAGCTGCCACCAGCGGACTTCAACAACAGCAATTGGCACCTGTTCCAGCTGGTACTGCCGGAGCGCAAGGACGGTAAGCCCGCACGTGCCACCTTCATGGAGCAGATGCAGGAACGGGGAATTGGCATCGGCTATCACTATCCGCCGATTCACTTGCTGAGCCTGTACCGCGAGCGCGGCTTCAAGGAAGGAATGTTCCCGGTAGCGGAACGGGTTGGTCGCCTGATCGTGTCGTTGCCAATGTTCACGGCGATGAACAAGAGCGATGTGGAGCGCGCGGTAGCCGCGGTGAAGGAAGTCCTGCAAGGTTGA
- the gcvH gene encoding glycine cleavage system protein GcvH, which translates to MSDIPAHLRFAESHEWARLEADGSVTVGISDHAQEALGDVVFVELTEVGKVFGAGDQAGVVESVKAASDIYAPVAGEVIEVNEELSASPELLNSEPYDAWIFKLKPANPADLEKLLDAAGYKASIGE; encoded by the coding sequence ATGAGCGACATCCCTGCCCACCTGCGTTTTGCCGAAAGCCACGAATGGGCCCGCCTGGAAGCCGATGGCAGCGTGACCGTGGGTATTAGCGACCATGCCCAGGAGGCCCTGGGCGACGTGGTATTCGTCGAGCTGACCGAAGTCGGCAAGGTGTTCGGGGCAGGGGACCAGGCCGGAGTCGTGGAGTCGGTAAAGGCCGCTTCCGATATCTATGCCCCGGTGGCGGGTGAAGTGATCGAGGTCAACGAGGAGCTGAGCGCCAGCCCTGAACTGCTCAACAGCGAGCCGTACGACGCCTGGATCTTCAAGCTCAAGCCAGCCAACCCAGCCGACCTGGAAAAGCTGCTGGACGCCGCAGGCTACAAGGCTTCCATCGGCGAGTAA
- a CDS encoding DUF4442 domain-containing protein yields MREWLARRIGKARLLRWVLNLYPPYFGAGVRIGHIAADFREVQVSMGLGWYNRNYVGIQFGGSLYSMVDPFFMLMLMENLGRDYIVWDKAAAIDFIAPGKGPVFARFNIDQALIDQIRQHTAAGEKYLPQLQVEIHDGSGTLVARVDKTLYVRLKPQAR; encoded by the coding sequence ATGCGTGAGTGGCTGGCCCGACGTATCGGCAAGGCGCGCCTGTTGCGTTGGGTGTTGAACCTGTACCCACCCTACTTCGGGGCAGGAGTGCGGATTGGCCACATCGCCGCGGACTTTCGCGAGGTCCAGGTGTCCATGGGCCTGGGCTGGTACAACCGCAACTATGTCGGCATCCAGTTCGGCGGCAGCCTGTATTCGATGGTGGACCCGTTCTTCATGCTGATGCTGATGGAGAACCTGGGGCGCGACTACATCGTCTGGGACAAGGCCGCAGCCATTGATTTCATCGCGCCGGGCAAGGGCCCGGTGTTCGCCCGGTTCAACATCGACCAGGCCCTGATCGACCAGATCCGCCAGCACACTGCTGCCGGGGAAAAGTACCTGCCGCAGTTGCAGGTAGAGATTCACGATGGCTCCGGCACCCTGGTGGCGCGGGTCGACAAAACCCTTTATGTGCGGCTCAAGCCGCAAGCGAGATAG
- a CDS encoding YecA family protein: MPIQNSPYSAFATLLSSNGHPVSPAELHGLLLGRSCAGAGFDADGWLVDATELLEGEPQDNVRNALIGLQEMVKGELTSDDMTVVLLLPSDDAPLAERAAALGQWCQGFLAGFGLNSRDSSALSAEATEVLQDLAAIAQVQDALEESDDGENDYMEVMEYLRVAPLLLFTETNKAAVPAAKPSLH, translated from the coding sequence ATGCCCATTCAGAACTCCCCTTATAGTGCTTTCGCCACCCTGCTCAGCAGCAATGGCCATCCTGTTTCCCCTGCCGAACTGCACGGCCTGTTGCTAGGTCGTAGCTGTGCCGGCGCCGGGTTCGACGCCGACGGCTGGCTGGTGGATGCCACCGAGCTGCTCGAAGGCGAGCCTCAGGATAACGTACGTAATGCCTTGATCGGCCTGCAGGAAATGGTCAAAGGCGAGCTGACCAGCGACGACATGACCGTGGTCCTGCTGCTGCCCAGCGATGACGCGCCGCTGGCCGAACGCGCCGCTGCCCTGGGCCAATGGTGCCAGGGATTCCTCGCCGGTTTTGGCCTCAACTCCCGCGATAGCAGCGCCCTGAGCGCCGAAGCTACGGAAGTGTTGCAGGACCTTGCAGCCATCGCTCAGGTCCAGGACGCCCTGGAAGAATCCGACGACGGTGAAAACGACTACATGGAAGTGATGGAGTACCTGCGGGTCGCGCCGCTGTTGCTGTTCACCGAAACCAACAAGGCCGCCGTACCGGCCGCCAAGCCGTCTCTGCATTGA
- the ubiH gene encoding 2-octaprenyl-6-methoxyphenyl hydroxylase, which produces MSRVNLAIIGGGLVGASLALALQAGAKARGWKIVLIEPFAPGDSFQPSYDARSSALSFGARQIYQRLDLWQAISRRAEPIKQIHVSDRGRFSTARLSAMEEGVPALGYVVENAWLGQCLWQGLDKDVISWRCPAEVTRLEPLEGGYRLTLNDETTLECDLAVLADGGRSGLREQLGIGVRNRPYDQSALIANITPSEAHGGMAFERFTDDGPMALLPLPENRCALVWTRQGMDAQRLAALDERSFLSELQGVFGYRLGTLRQVGARHLYPLSLVEAEEQVRPHLVVLGNAAHSLHPIAGQGFNLSLRDAQALADALLGSERAPGDFTVLQAYRERQRLDQNLTVGFSDQVTRLFGSKLPLLSVGRNLGLLGLDLLPPAKRWFARQAMGLGVRPDA; this is translated from the coding sequence ATGAGCCGGGTCAACCTGGCCATCATCGGTGGCGGCCTGGTCGGTGCCAGCCTGGCTTTGGCCCTGCAGGCCGGGGCCAAGGCTCGTGGCTGGAAGATCGTGCTGATCGAGCCATTCGCTCCTGGCGACAGTTTCCAGCCCAGCTATGACGCACGCTCCTCGGCGTTGTCCTTCGGCGCCCGGCAGATCTACCAGCGCCTGGACCTGTGGCAGGCGATTTCCCGGCGCGCCGAGCCGATCAAGCAGATTCATGTGTCCGACCGTGGCCGTTTCTCCACTGCGCGCTTGTCGGCGATGGAAGAAGGCGTTCCGGCCCTGGGCTATGTAGTGGAAAACGCCTGGCTCGGCCAATGCCTGTGGCAGGGGCTGGACAAGGATGTGATCAGTTGGCGCTGTCCGGCCGAGGTGACTCGCCTGGAGCCGCTGGAAGGTGGCTACCGCCTGACCCTGAATGACGAAACCACCCTTGAGTGCGATCTTGCAGTGCTCGCCGATGGCGGTCGTTCCGGTTTGCGCGAGCAACTGGGTATCGGGGTCAGGAACCGACCCTATGACCAGAGCGCATTGATCGCCAACATCACGCCCAGCGAAGCCCATGGGGGCATGGCCTTCGAGCGCTTCACCGATGATGGCCCGATGGCCTTGCTGCCGCTGCCGGAAAACCGCTGTGCGCTGGTCTGGACCCGCCAGGGGATGGACGCCCAGCGCCTGGCCGCGCTGGACGAACGCAGCTTCCTCAGTGAGTTGCAGGGAGTATTCGGCTATCGCCTGGGCACCCTCAGGCAAGTGGGCGCCCGGCACCTGTACCCGTTGTCCCTGGTGGAGGCCGAGGAACAGGTGCGCCCGCACCTGGTGGTACTGGGCAATGCCGCCCATAGCCTGCACCCGATCGCCGGCCAGGGTTTCAACCTGTCGTTGCGTGACGCCCAGGCCCTGGCCGATGCCCTGCTCGGCAGCGAGCGTGCGCCGGGCGACTTTACGGTCCTGCAGGCCTATCGTGAGCGCCAGCGCCTGGACCAGAACCTGACCGTGGGGTTCTCGGACCAGGTGACGCGACTGTTCGGCAGCAAGCTGCCGCTGCTCTCGGTGGGGCGTAACCTGGGCTTGCTCGGCCTGGACCTGCTGCCGCCGGCCAAGCGCTGGTTCGCCCGCCAGGCCATGGGCCTGGGCGTTCGTCCGGATGCGTGA
- the pepP gene encoding Xaa-Pro aminopeptidase codes for MIHIPKAEYSRRRKALMAQMEPNSIAILPAAAVAIRNRDVEHVYRQDSDFQYLSGFPEPQAVIVLMPGREHGEYVLFCRERNAERELWDGLRAGQEGAIRDYGADDAFPITDIDDILPGLIEGRDRVYSAMGSNPEFDRHLMDWINVIRSKAHLGAQPPNEFVALDHLLHDMRLYKSAAEVKVMREAARISAQAHIRAMQAGRPGLHEYSLEAELDYEFRKGGAKMPAYGSIVAAGRNSCILHYQQNDALLKDGDLVLIDAGCEIDCYASDITRTWPVNGRFSPEQKAIYELVLASQEAAFAEIAPEKHWNQAHEATVRVITNGLVKLGLLEGNVDELIASEAYKAFYMHRAGHWLGMDVHDVGEYKVGGEWRVLEVGMALTVEPGIYISPDNQQVAKKWRGIGVRIEDDVVVTKQGCEILTGGVPKSVAEIEALMAAAQVRAS; via the coding sequence ATGATTCATATCCCGAAAGCGGAATACAGTCGGCGCCGCAAGGCGCTCATGGCGCAGATGGAGCCCAATAGCATCGCGATCCTGCCGGCAGCGGCCGTGGCCATTCGCAACCGCGACGTGGAGCACGTCTACCGCCAGGACAGCGACTTCCAGTACCTCAGCGGCTTCCCCGAGCCCCAGGCGGTGATCGTGCTGATGCCCGGTCGTGAGCATGGCGAATACGTGCTGTTCTGCCGTGAGCGCAACGCCGAGCGCGAGCTCTGGGATGGCCTGCGGGCCGGCCAGGAAGGCGCGATCCGCGACTATGGGGCGGACGATGCCTTTCCCATCACCGATATCGACGACATCCTTCCTGGTTTGATCGAGGGACGCGACCGGGTCTATTCGGCCATGGGTAGCAACCCCGAGTTCGATCGCCACCTGATGGACTGGATCAACGTAATCCGTTCCAAGGCCCATCTCGGCGCCCAGCCACCGAACGAATTCGTTGCCCTGGATCATCTGCTTCACGACATGCGCCTGTATAAATCGGCGGCGGAAGTGAAGGTGATGCGCGAGGCCGCGCGGATTTCCGCCCAGGCGCATATCCGGGCGATGCAGGCCGGTCGGCCAGGGTTGCATGAGTACAGCCTGGAAGCCGAATTGGACTATGAGTTCCGCAAGGGCGGGGCGAAGATGCCGGCCTACGGTTCCATCGTCGCGGCGGGTCGTAACAGCTGCATCCTGCACTACCAGCAAAATGATGCGCTGCTCAAGGACGGTGACCTGGTGCTGATCGATGCCGGTTGTGAAATCGACTGCTATGCCAGCGATATCACCCGTACCTGGCCGGTCAATGGCCGGTTTTCCCCGGAGCAGAAGGCGATCTACGAACTGGTGCTGGCATCTCAGGAAGCCGCCTTCGCCGAGATCGCCCCGGAAAAACACTGGAACCAGGCCCATGAAGCTACGGTTCGGGTCATCACCAACGGCCTGGTGAAGCTGGGCCTGCTGGAAGGCAATGTTGACGAGCTGATCGCCAGCGAGGCCTACAAGGCGTTTTACATGCACCGTGCCGGGCACTGGCTGGGCATGGATGTACACGATGTCGGCGAGTACAAGGTCGGCGGCGAGTGGCGGGTACTGGAGGTCGGCATGGCGCTGACCGTGGAGCCGGGCATCTACATCTCCCCGGACAACCAGCAAGTAGCGAAGAAGTGGCGCGGCATTGGCGTGCGCATCGAGGACGACGTGGTAGTGACCAAGCAGGGCTGTGAAATTCTGACAGGAGGCGTGCCCAAGAGCGTCGCCGAGATCGAGGCGCTGATGGCCGCTGCCCAGGTCCGGGCATCATGA
- a CDS encoding TIGR02449 family protein: MEDTDLHALMARLELLITRVEQLKSQNALLLAQEKTWREERAHLIEKNEIARRKVESMISRLKALEQDS; this comes from the coding sequence ATGGAAGACACCGACCTGCACGCACTGATGGCCAGACTCGAACTGCTTATTACCCGGGTCGAGCAACTAAAGAGTCAAAACGCACTCTTATTAGCTCAGGAAAAAACCTGGCGCGAGGAACGCGCGCACCTCATTGAAAAAAACGAAATCGCCCGGCGTAAGGTCGAATCGATGATTTCGCGCCTCAAGGCCCTGGAGCAAGACTCATGA
- a CDS encoding 2-octaprenyl-3-methyl-6-methoxy-1,4-benzoquinol hydroxylase: MRADVLIVGAGMVGSALALALQGSGLEVLLLDGGSLSVKPFDEQSPFEPRVSALSAASQRILQRLGAWDGIAGRRSSPYRDMQVWDGSGTGQIHFSAASVHAEVLGHIVENRVVQDALLERLHECDIGLLANARLEQMRRSGDDWLLTLADGRTLRAPLVVAADGANSAVRRLTGCATREWDYLHHAIVTSVRSSQPHQLTAWQRFTDTGPLAFLPLVRDGQHDWCSIVWSTTPAEAERLMALDDASFCAELERAFEGRLGQVLGADPRLCVPLRQRHAKRYVAEGLALIGDAAHTIHPLAGQGVNLGFLDAAVLAQVLLEANGRGERLAEVKVLSRFERKRMPHNLALMAAMEGFERLFQADPLPLRWLRNTGLKVVDQMPEAKALFVRQALGLSGDLPELARAE, from the coding sequence ATGCGCGCAGATGTGCTGATTGTCGGAGCCGGCATGGTCGGCAGTGCCCTGGCCCTGGCGTTGCAGGGTAGCGGTCTGGAAGTGCTGTTGCTCGATGGCGGCTCCCTGAGCGTCAAGCCTTTCGACGAGCAGTCGCCATTCGAACCCCGGGTCAGTGCCCTGTCGGCGGCTAGCCAGCGGATTTTGCAGCGTCTCGGCGCCTGGGATGGCATCGCTGGCCGGCGCAGCAGCCCTTATCGCGATATGCAGGTCTGGGACGGCAGTGGTACTGGCCAGATCCACTTTTCGGCGGCCAGCGTGCATGCCGAAGTGCTGGGGCACATCGTTGAGAACCGGGTAGTCCAGGATGCCCTGCTAGAGCGCTTGCATGAGTGTGATATCGGTCTGCTGGCCAATGCGCGGCTGGAGCAGATGCGCCGCTCCGGCGACGATTGGCTGCTGACCCTGGCCGATGGCCGCACGCTGCGGGCGCCACTGGTGGTCGCTGCCGACGGTGCCAACTCGGCGGTGCGCCGCCTCACCGGTTGCGCCACCCGCGAATGGGATTACCTGCACCACGCCATCGTTACCAGTGTGCGCAGCAGCCAGCCTCACCAACTGACGGCCTGGCAACGCTTCACCGACACCGGCCCACTGGCCTTCCTGCCTCTGGTGCGGGATGGCCAGCACGACTGGTGCTCCATCGTCTGGTCCACCACGCCCGCCGAGGCCGAGCGCCTGATGGCGCTGGACGACGCAAGCTTCTGTGCCGAGCTGGAACGGGCCTTCGAGGGGCGCCTGGGCCAGGTGCTCGGCGCCGATCCACGGCTTTGCGTGCCGTTGCGCCAGCGCCATGCCAAGCGCTATGTGGCCGAGGGCCTGGCGCTGATCGGCGATGCGGCCCATACCATCCATCCGCTGGCGGGGCAGGGGGTCAACCTGGGGTTCCTCGACGCCGCGGTACTGGCCCAGGTGTTGCTGGAGGCTAACGGACGTGGCGAGCGCCTGGCCGAGGTCAAGGTGCTGAGCCGTTTCGAGCGCAAGCGCATGCCCCACAACCTGGCGCTGATGGCTGCCATGGAGGGTTTCGAGCGGCTGTTCCAGGCCGATCCGTTGCCGCTGCGCTGGCTGCGCAACACCGGCTTGAAGGTGGTCGACCAGATGCCCGAGGCCAAGGCCCTGTTCGTGCGCCAGGCACTGGGCCTGAGTGGCGACCTGCCGGAGCTGGCCCGGGCCGAGTGA
- a CDS encoding cell division protein ZapA: protein MSSSNSVTVQILDKEYSIICPQEERSNLVSAARYLDGKMREIRSSGKVIGADRIAVMAALNITHDLLHRQERPDVQSSGTTREQVRDLLERVDLVLATDSDTSKADS, encoded by the coding sequence ATGAGTTCAAGCAATAGCGTTACCGTGCAGATCCTCGACAAAGAATATTCGATCATCTGCCCCCAGGAAGAACGCAGCAATCTGGTGAGCGCCGCCCGTTACCTGGACGGCAAGATGCGCGAGATCCGCAGCAGCGGCAAGGTCATCGGGGCCGACCGCATCGCCGTGATGGCCGCCCTGAACATTACCCACGACCTGCTGCACCGCCAGGAACGCCCGGACGTCCAGAGCAGCGGGACGACCCGCGAGCAAGTGCGCGACCTGCTGGAGCGTGTCGACCTGGTCCTGGCCACCGATTCGGACACAAGCAAAGCTGATTCCTGA